taagagacacccccccccccagataaAACCAGCATAGATTAATACTCTAGTTAAACTGATAGacgaaaaggacaagtataaaaaaaaggaaagagggacaAATAATTAAGCAGAATACCAGCAAGTATcctgaatctgcaaagatgaagtgaggaaatctAATAATTAaagctcagaatgaactaagacttgcaagaaatataaaaaataataaaagtttctttcaacatataagaaacaatttaaaaagtcaaagaaaTGATCAGTCCACTAATGAGAGAAGATGGTAAGTAAGTAATGGGCTATAGAGAGAAATCAGAGCTGCTAAGTTCATTCTTTGTATCTGTTTTCATGGAAAAAGATAATACAGCCCAACCAAGTTTCTTTTAACatgtcaaaaagaaaaaacaagggaactaTTGGTCCATTAAAGGGAGaaggtggcaagaagatgacGCATAGCAGGGAGAGAAAAACCTGCttattctttgcatctgtctttaaacaaaagaaaaaaaaaacagtccaatCTAATAAAAGCAACactgtaaaagacagattagaatataaatcaaaataggCAAGACAACAATAAGAAAAGACTTATCCACTACTCTAAatgaattcaaatcaccaggaccagatggattacatcccctTTCAAACTTTACATATatctacatttacaacacaatgatgtATGGAATGTGTTTATTCCATAAATGGATACTGTGTGATATTCGGTATGTGTTTGGGAGGCACCATTAATAATACTTATAGAGCACCAGTTCTCTTTGGAGTAGGAAGAGTGGTACAACTGTGTATCAGAAATTAAATAAGATCCCAGGTGCCTTAGCAGGTATTGGGAAACATCATGTAAGTTTAAATAATGATATGAACATCgcacaaaaaaggaaaaacaaataaatgtaaaaattgttGACAAGGTACAGTATTTCCAAAATCTTGTAGTATCATAGTAGTTTTGCTTCTGAAAGCTCTTGAAATTTTGTCCTTGCTTTTGAAATTTCATGAGATTGCAGTCAAATAGACAAAATTTTACGAGAAGTCATTTTTTAATTCTACAacaattttcaattattttagtttttaattttacagTTCCATGGATTTTGTAAGGAATTATCATAGATGCCATAATGCTGACTCTTCCTTGACAGCATAGGTGGTCCAATCTTTTCAGTTTGCCAGGACAGCATTAAGTGAAGATGAATTGTCCTGGGcctcatataatatatatatataacatagttAATGTATAGGTAATATAATGTGGTTCATAGCCTATGGGCTGGACATGTCTGCTTTAAAGTGTTGGCTATATTTTGCAATCacaattatttattattctgGATGCCATCATTCTGCAATATCTTACCTTTGAATGTCATGATGGCAATCTGAGCTCCTGCACGATGTAGACGTCTCAACCCTTCAGGCTCAGCATTGCGCTCCTCACAGAAGTACAAACGGGCAGCAAAAATTCGCAGCGTCAGGTTAGGATATGCACACAAGAAGTCAGCCACATGCCGGGCACAATCGTAACATGGGCTCCAGGAGGTGAACCAAGTAATACGATAGCAGTGCCTTGGATCCAGATCCCAAGTGGAAATATAACGCAGGAAGAGAACTTCAACATGGCAACCTGACTAAATAGCAATGGTATAGAAAAACTGGGATATGACCATCATACAATGAAAGgcagagactataaaaaataGGATATTGTTTTTAATAGCCTCAATCTCGATCAGTCAATTGCTCAATCTACAGATCAGGATTGAGTTGCTCAATCTACAAATAAAAATTGTATGATCAGGAGTAACACATTTTCTTAGATGACATCATGTCAAATTGCTAGTGAAAAGTTATATATCTGATTGCTTTCCTCCTTTGTACATGAAAATAATATCAACCcaaagaatcaatcaatcaatcaatcaatctatctatctatctatctatctatctatctatctatctatctatctatctatctatctatctatctatcatctatctatctatctatctatctatctatctatctatctatcacagttAAATGTATAATATTTCTGAGTGGACAACAGATTTTAATTTAACACACTCCATGTATTGTTTTGTCATTGATAAATTATATTACTGATCCTTAGCTGACAATATTGGAAAGATATTTAGATAATtggcagagaaaataaaataatgggtGATGAAGGTGCACTTTTGGGGTGATAAATTAATCAGGAAGTTATTTCAAATAAGGTTTCTGCATATATATGATTTAAGTTCCTGACCTTCTTTTAACCTTTTTAAGTTATCTGTCTTGTTTTTATACATCATGCAACTAGTCCCATTACACTGATCTTGCTGGCATTGAGATCCTTCCAGACACAATAATTCCTAGAATTATCAATTAAAAGGCAGCTATTTCATTTTTCTCTCAATAGGTTTTTGATAGCAGGAAAAAGATAGACTCTTTAGAAGCTATGAATGAGGTCAAATAGGCAATGTTAAGGTAATTTTAAGGAAAACTAAAACTGAGTGTAGCCAAAGATAGATCTTTTGTCTATTGGTCTTATGACATTTATTGGGGATATTTTTTTCTACTCTTAATATTCAGTTTGAATCTGGATTTCTGTAATTTAAATCCATTACTCTGTATTCTGCAAGGAGAGAAAAGAGGTACTGATCTTCTTCTGATCATTCTCTGATCattctctgatcattgcatgattcaccttgtacctgcttacaggcaaaaccacaaaaccaacaattaaatcagtgaagacctggacggaggaggcaaaattaaagctgcaggcatgctttgactgcactgattggaatatttttgaagatacctctgcagacctggatgaactcacagatactttaACATCATAtgccagcttctgtgaagacctatgtgtacctacaaggaacttgcaaatatacagtaaccacaaaccttggttcacacctaaacttaagcagctacgacattccaaagaggaagcctacagaaaaggtgataaaatgctgtacaatcaggccagaaatgcactaacaagggagatcagagtagCAAAaataagctactctgaaaagctaaagaatcagttttcagcaaatgaaccagcaaatgtgtggaaaactcttaaaaatatcaccggctatggcaaacctccttcccaggctgaaggtaatcaacaactggcagatgacctgaatgagttttactgcaggtttgaaaggaaactacagccacctatctccacaacccccatctcagacacaccaacaacagccaagcctcctacaactgaccccatttcattgggttcacaacccctagtgatcacagaaaaggaagtgcatcttgtctgggcctggagcttttcctggcttttgtctgtgaaataggtcctgcagattctctttctttttctttctctttctttcaccatctttctctttctttcaccaTCGTTATTTGCTTCTACAATCTTTAGGTATCTGCCACCAAGTTCTATGTAACAGAACTTCAAATTTTTGCCTTCCTTCTTTTTAGGCTGTCTTTGCTattgaaataaaatgttaaaatctaTTTCAGACTTTTGAAAAATGAGGGAACTCATGAGAAGACTATAATGAAATCTGTTCTCTATCTTTCCAAAGTGGATTaaggaaaacattttaattgGTTAATGGAAACCTATTACACAAATGAAAGTGTCATCTGGAAACATTGGAGAGGAAAGCAGACTGTTTCTAGAACCAGCTTCACTTTTTTTCCAAAGACTGGGCAATGTTGGCTCAGGAAATAATCATTCTCTCCAATGTTCCtgttggattcgggcaataacgaggcaggagaccaggatagtgacaacagctctttactatatggtgaacccagcagccagtgctgggaaaaacctctccttatatacagtttaaccgggggcttcaaccaatcagcaacgtgctattttcccgccaaaacttttaaagatacattacactccttccctcccagaaaacactttaccactatttacataaaaatttacatattatttttcaacgtaatcacgcaagtagactgggcgtctcctgactctttcggacctgcgcaattcattctctgggagtgagtcgagctgaccggagggactgtctgttcctctcagctcctcctctaggccatccggccctggattatttgcagagtcgtccctgctgttttctgacggaacctgttggcgtcgctggacctcctggaagtcagataagtcccgcgtttgccccgggtttgagtcagctgtggattcaaacattgtatagtcagggcctgtttcgtctaattcggattgttcggttatgcgttttcttatttggtctatgtggcgcttccatacccggccatcctttatctccactaaatatgatttgggtcctgttatttctaggattgttcctgctaaccaggtcgggccttcgctatagttgtgtgcccacactcggtcgcctattgccatccctcttgttttatcgagtgcccccttgtaaccgtctggtgtgtagttcggatttaaacggtctagtgggcacctgaatttccgacccattaataactctgctgggcttctgccagttgtgacacagggggttctgtgttggacggccaggaaggtatcgatttttgtttgccagtcgcctggcttgattctggacaatgcctcttttgcgctccggatggaacgttctgcaaggccattcgtcgcagggtggaaaggcgccgagaggacatgccggatgccatcttctgccaagtacccctcaaactgggttgccgtggtgcgggcgttatcagatactagcgtgtcgggcaacccgtgggttacaaagaggtgccgtaggactgagattacggcctcggctgtcatggatctcatgagaatgatttccagccatttggagtaggcatcgactactaccaggaaggtttggccgtggaaggggccggcaaaatcgatgtggatcctagaccagggcccttggggtttctcccattcccgaaccggagccgttgggggtagcggtctggattcctggcaggcctgacatttccctaccctctcagcaatttccgagtccattaagggccaccacacataacttctcgctagccccttcatcctcacgatccctgggtgcccctcgtgcaggagatccaataccttttttctcaatttctctgggatcaccactcgatccccccatagcaggcaccccccttgagccgaaagttccccccgtttctttacaaactctttaaatcgttcgcccggcgcagcgggccaccctctttgtacccaaccaattacagttcgtattgtaatgtccttatacgaagcccgagccacctctttgggtgtgactgggccagagtccatagagtcaattagcagaactggtatccccggagtggggtcttcaatagtctctggtaacgggcatctgctcagtgcgtctgcgtgcctaaatcctttcctggccggtgtagcaatttgtaagaatacgctgccaggaagatagtccatcgggtcagtcttggcgaaagtgccacgggcgttgggcggtcgcctgccagcagacctagcaaaggtctatggtccgtgatgatttcaaaatcacgaccaaatacatactcatggaatttctttactcctgcgactatagccaaggcttccttatcaagctggctataattcctttcagttgatgacatggttcgggagtagtatgcaatgggggcttctgtgccattaggtaacctgtggctgagcacagcccccaccccgtagggagatgcatcgcagcttaacactagaggtagtgtgccattgtactggataaggaggctatcactcgttaggagatttttttaccccttcgaatgccctagcttctgcctttccccaagaccatgcacccgtcttagctaataatttatgcagcggctctgctactgttgccttattccttaagaatactgcatagaagttgaccagacccaagaatgcctgtaactccgttttgttcttgggcaccggggccttcctgatggcccgtaccttgctttcagtggggtgaatcccttccctgtctatccggtagcccaggaattccacagactcaaccccgatctggcatttgtttagtttaaccgtgagaccggcagaccggaaaatgcccaaaacttttcgcagccttgcccctaattcctctaggttttcagcggataccagtacatcgtcaaagtatggtaccacccctggcaagccctgcaatagccgctccatcaggttctgaaataaccctggagccacactaaccccaaactgtaatcgggtacacttaaaagcccctttgtgagtcacaattgtctgcgcttcggctgtgctgctgtctacaggcagctgttgataggcttgggccaggtctagcttggcaaaaacttgcccttgccccattgagtgcagtaagtgctgtaccaccggaacggggtaagcactcttttgcaatgctttgttaagcgttgccttgtagtcagcgcaaatccggaccgatccgtccggtttgactggggtgactataggggtctcccacttagcatggtcaactggcattAGAATTCCCtagtttactagcttgtccagttcccggtcaatcctgggctttagggcgaacggtaccctcctagcctttagacggataggggcaacttgggggtctaagttaaaggatataggggtccccttgtacttgcccaggctgtctttgaaaacgtccccaaactccttcgtgagtgcgtctttgaggtcgactttgtttctgaagattccggtcactcccatgcccaatgctcgaaaccagtccagtcccaacaagcttggcagggtcccatcgacgatggtgatgggcagagttttcttgtagtgtccatactcgacgtggacggacgttacccctcgaacagggatgcgattcccctggtagtcctgtacttttagtctttgtggttgcagcttgcgctttgcgatggcgggtaaggctctcacgaggttgtcccaggacataatcgtgatcgatgagccggtgtccacctccaatcggcacggcaccccctcaatctttgcttttgtgaagattttcttttctaggcgtgttgatgcgtggcccactctcacgacagtttgattcaatttcgcgccttttttaaactgaccactcgcgggccgcttcgtcgttcccgcgctctgattggccggtttgaatttttggcgggaaggttggggagctcgacagacctgtgctaggtgccccttcctttcgcatcgccgacaagttgcatctttaaatctgcattgttgtcgttggtgttgccctccgcaacttgcgcagtcgccccggtcgtctttttccggcctcccagtgtggaaaactccttcttcctcctcaccgtccgattcggcctggacctcttcattgtggactggggttgatttcgcacccgccgttggtgtgacctgcttttgtaaggtttccgctgcttgggtggacatctcgtgagccctggcttcgtccagggcgtttgccagcgttaggttgcttttagccagcagccgcctccgcaaacggatgtccctgacccctcggatgagttgctccagcaatgcctcgtccaagtctcgatactcgcaatgttttgaggcttttcttagtgcggccatgtatgcactgatggactcgccttcttgctgtctgcgctccccgaattcaaaccgttgcacatacttggatggcatcggtgcaaaatgtgctttcagcagagtctgcagagtctgccacggtaccgactgtaccggcgttggctcagccagggattctgcggtgtcgaaaacctccggaccgcagtggctcaggaaataggctcgtttcctgttgtcggaaactccttgaagttcgtttgcttcgaggaaacactcgaagcgagccatgtatgacccccatttctccttagctgggtcgaatggcgctggcggtgtgtagccggacatcgctgctttccgcccttgttttgttgggttcgcgtcttcctggtgagttcagctcttttcctggcgctcttagcctcgagatcccaccctcgtcgccagtgttggattcgggcaataacgaggcaggagaccaggatagtgacaacagctctttactatatggtgaacccagcagccagtgctgggaaaaacctctccttatatacagtttaaccgggggcttcaaccaatcagcaacgtgctattttcccgccaaaacttttaaagatacattacagttccaAAAATAACTGAAGGAGGGTAGGAGTTTTTATGCAAAAATCGTAACTACATTATCAATATTGTAATTTATCTAATCTGGAAGTGACATGGATTGGCAAAATCatggaataataaaataattgtaaGTAATTGGTAAATAAATACCAATGGTCTCCAAAGCATTCAAAATAAATGCTTCATGAAGCATGTTAACACTCCTCAATGCATGTTAATTGCATCCACCAAAGGATTTTCAAAGCTCTCTTCACCCATCTATGTCATTATGCTTTGCTGGTGGCCCCAGAGATGtggtctgtgcatgcacacatatatacaaataGCTGCCTTGAACAGCTACTTTAGCATTTCAAGAACTCACTCGGTTGTGCTTTGTGAAGCATTGCTTTTCTCTTTGCACAGTCCTTTCACTGGTTCACAGGAAGACTAGTATTTAAATAAGGAAAATGATGTACTGTAATAAAATATGCAAGAACCCAGAGCTACCTGACCATATGGAATCCAAGGCAGCTTTTTCCCTTGCTTTCACTTTTTTTAGGCCTATACTAGAAAAGACCCAATGGGAGCTAAATGTGTATCCCTTTACCTTATTACGCAGATATCCAAAATCGAGGGAGCAGGATGTGGGACTATTTCGCTGTTTTACTACATAACAAAGATAAGTTTCATGACGGCCTTTAGCCCATCTCATGTTCTTGAAATGGTAGATAAATTTCTTTTGCTTCATTAGAAGACTGCAGGGAGGCAagaacattaagaaaattaataGCACATATTTATAAATGAAGATCAATATGGGGGAGCCACAGGACAAATCAAGAACTTGACCAAAGATGAGATTAAAAATGAGGAACTCAGAAGCAGATAATCAACTAAAGTATTATCATTTTGTGCTAGGCAAAAGAATATACCCTATATATCCAAGCATATAATTTACCATAataatgactagccttgtggtgcaaccaaaacaatctggaactgaacacactcaaaaccgtagaaatggtggtagattttaggagaaactcttccatacttccacctctcacaatactagacaacacagtatcaacagtagaaacctttaaatttctaggttctatcatatcgcaagatctaaaatggacagcaaacatcaaaaacatcatcaaaaaaggacaacaaagaatgttctttctgcgccaactcagtaagctcaaactgcccaaggagctgctgattcaattcttcagaggaattattgagtctgtcatttgcacctctataactgtctggttcggttctgcaacccaacaagaaagacacagacttcagaggataattagaactgcagaaaaaataattgctaccaacctgccttccattgaggacctgtatactgcacgaatcaagaagagggccgtgaaaatatttacagatccctcacatccagaacataaactgtttcaactcctaccctcaaaacgacactatggagcactcacaccagaacaactagacacaagaatagttttttcccgaaggccatcactctgctaaacaattaattccctcaacactgtcaaactatttactaaatctgcactactattaatcttctcatagttcccatcaccaatatctttccacttatgactgcatgactgtaactttgttgctggcaatccttatggtttatattgatatattgatcatcatttgtgttgtaaatgttgtaccttgatgaacgtatcttttcttttatctacactgagagcatatgcaccaagacaaattccttgtgtgtccaatcacacttggccaataaaaaattctattctattctattctattctagtaattGTAATTCAATCAATGTGAGTTCTGTTCTTGATTCCACTTCTTTCTCTCCGAAGTATTCTGCGCAAAAAGCTTTGGGTTTATCAATTgaatctattctatatttttgttgttgccatgtaAACACCAAGCCTTCTGGTATCAGCCATCTATAGCTCACGCCTTCCTGGAATAGTATTTTAGCCAAAAAATgatattctcttctcatctctttCACTTTTCTTGATATTTGCTTCAGAACCACAATTTCCTTATCCTCATATTTCAATGTTTTTATCT
This genomic window from Ahaetulla prasina isolate Xishuangbanna chromosome 2, ASM2864084v1, whole genome shotgun sequence contains:
- the AICDA gene encoding single-stranded DNA cytosine deaminase isoform X2, whose protein sequence is MDSLLMKQKKFIYHFKNMRWAKGRHETYLCYVVKQRNSPTSCSLDFGYLRNKSGCHVEVLFLRYISTWDLDPRHCYRITWFTSWSPCYDCARHVADFLCAYPNLTLRIFAARLYFCEERNAEPEGLRRLHRAGAQIAIMTFKDYFYCWNTFVENRKKTFKAWEGLHENSVRLTRQLRRILLPLYEIDDLRDAFQTLGL
- the AICDA gene encoding single-stranded DNA cytosine deaminase isoform X1, whose amino-acid sequence is MFLPPCSLLMKQKKFIYHFKNMRWAKGRHETYLCYVVKQRNSPTSCSLDFGYLRNKSGCHVEVLFLRYISTWDLDPRHCYRITWFTSWSPCYDCARHVADFLCAYPNLTLRIFAARLYFCEERNAEPEGLRRLHRAGAQIAIMTFKDYFYCWNTFVENRKKTFKAWEGLHENSVRLTRQLRRILLPLYEIDDLRDAFQTLGL